One Lentisphaerota bacterium genomic window carries:
- a CDS encoding PIG-L family deacetylase — MTLSHATADCFVPDGAPVADALARTTHLGIGAHQDDVEFMAMHGILACFDGPSPHFGGVTCTNGAGSARVGPYAGVSNDDLCRVRRTEQRTAAQIGRYSFVAQLDFTSAEAKTPGCPDLVDDLAALLRAVRAQVVYTHNPADKHDTHVAVSLAVIAACRQLHPAQRPARVCGCEVWRNLDWLPDDEKIVLDVSARPNLQAALYGAYDSQIAGGKRYDLATLGRARANATLLESHAADTREMAAFALDLTPLIADGTRDPVDYVTASIRRFESDVRNRMAARMR; from the coding sequence GTGACGTTATCTCATGCCACGGCCGATTGCTTCGTTCCCGACGGCGCGCCCGTCGCCGACGCCCTGGCGCGCACGACGCACCTTGGCATCGGGGCTCATCAGGACGACGTCGAGTTCATGGCCATGCACGGCATCCTGGCCTGCTTCGATGGCCCGTCCCCGCACTTCGGCGGCGTCACCTGCACGAACGGGGCCGGATCGGCGCGCGTCGGCCCTTATGCCGGCGTGTCAAACGACGACCTGTGCCGCGTGCGGCGAACCGAGCAGCGGACGGCTGCCCAAATCGGGCGGTACAGCTTCGTCGCGCAGCTCGACTTCACCTCGGCCGAGGCCAAGACGCCCGGCTGTCCCGATCTGGTGGACGACCTGGCCGCGCTGCTGCGGGCGGTGCGAGCGCAGGTGGTCTACACGCATAATCCGGCCGACAAACACGACACCCACGTCGCCGTCTCCCTCGCCGTGATCGCCGCGTGCCGTCAACTCCACCCGGCGCAGCGCCCGGCGCGCGTCTGCGGATGCGAGGTCTGGCGCAACCTCGACTGGCTGCCCGACGATGAGAAGATCGTGCTGGACGTCAGCGCCCGTCCGAACCTGCAGGCCGCGCTTTACGGCGCCTACGACTCGCAGATCGCCGGCGGCAAGCGCTACGATCTTGCCACGCTGGGCCGCGCGCGCGCCAACGCGACGCTGCTCGAATCGCACGCCGCCGACACCCGCGAAATGGCCGCCTTCGCCCTGGACCTGACCCCGTTGATCGCCGACGGCACGCGCGATCCGGTGGATTACGTCACCGCGAGCATCCGCCGGTTCGAGAGCGATGTCCGCAACCGGATGGCCGCCCGCATGAGATAG
- a CDS encoding dUTP diphosphatase, whose protein sequence is MTVRFKRIHPQAVLPAYAHPGDAGMDLCACEAAQIDPGRRALVKTGLVMELPEGHEAQVRPRSGLALKNGVTVLNSPGTVDAGYRGEIGVILINLGDAVFVVEPGMRIAQMVVAQVTHARVEETADVCGTARGAGGFGSTGV, encoded by the coding sequence ATGACAGTCCGTTTCAAGCGCATCCACCCGCAAGCGGTCTTGCCTGCCTACGCGCATCCGGGCGACGCCGGGATGGATCTGTGCGCCTGCGAGGCGGCGCAGATCGATCCGGGACGCCGGGCGCTGGTCAAGACCGGCCTGGTGATGGAACTCCCGGAGGGGCACGAGGCGCAGGTGCGGCCCCGCAGCGGCCTAGCCCTGAAAAACGGGGTGACCGTGCTCAATTCACCTGGGACGGTTGACGCCGGCTATCGCGGCGAGATCGGCGTGATCCTGATCAACCTCGGCGATGCCGTGTTTGTCGTGGAACCGGGAATGCGCATTGCCCAGATGGTGGTGGCGCAGGTGACGCACGCCCGTGTCGAGGAGACCGCCGATGTCTGCGGGACCGCCCGCGGCGCGGGCGGGTTCGGCTCGACCGGCGTGTGA
- the nifU gene encoding Fe-S cluster assembly protein NifU, which translates to MWDYTDQVMDHFRNPRNVGKIEHPDGVGTVGALACGDALTLMFKLGPDGRIAEVKFQTFGCASAIASSSVLTEMVIGKTVEEAGRITNKQIADALGGLPDQKMHCSVMGREALEAAIHNYRTGETGMRNLDERIVCTCFGVSENEILRITRENGLSSVDEVVNFCKAGGGCGMCRNEIQKLVDGVIAERTQAKTAPGDAPRKLTNLQKIKLIEEIITREIRPALQRDHGDVELVDISGDRVTIAFRGMCAGCHASETTRHSLIEAKLRECVAPEITVVEESRS; encoded by the coding sequence ATGTGGGACTATACGGACCAGGTGATGGACCATTTCAGAAATCCGCGCAATGTGGGCAAGATTGAGCATCCCGACGGCGTGGGCACCGTCGGCGCGCTCGCCTGCGGCGACGCGCTGACGCTCATGTTCAAGCTGGGTCCGGACGGCCGCATCGCTGAGGTGAAATTTCAAACCTTCGGCTGCGCCAGCGCAATCGCCTCGTCCTCCGTCCTCACCGAAATGGTGATCGGCAAGACGGTGGAGGAGGCTGGGAGGATCACCAACAAGCAGATTGCCGACGCCCTTGGCGGCCTGCCCGACCAGAAGATGCACTGTTCGGTGATGGGCCGGGAGGCCTTGGAGGCGGCGATCCACAACTACCGCACCGGCGAAACCGGGATGCGGAATCTGGACGAACGGATCGTCTGCACCTGTTTCGGTGTCTCGGAAAACGAGATCCTCCGCATCACCCGTGAGAACGGCTTGTCCTCGGTCGATGAGGTCGTTAATTTCTGCAAGGCGGGCGGCGGGTGCGGCATGTGCCGCAACGAGATCCAGAAGCTGGTCGATGGCGTGATCGCCGAGCGGACGCAGGCGAAGACCGCGCCGGGCGACGCGCCCCGCAAGCTGACGAATCTGCAAAAGATCAAGCTGATCGAGGAGATCATCACCCGTGAAATCCGTCCCGCCCTGCAACGCGACCACGGTGACGTTGAACTGGTCGATATCAGCGGCGACCGCGTAACCATCGCCTTCCGTGGCATGTGCGCCGGTTGCCACGCCTCCGAAACCACGCGGCACAGCCTGATCGAGGCCAAGCTGCGCGAATGCGTCGCCCCCGAAATCACCGTCGTTGAGGAGAGCAGGTCATGA
- the nifS gene encoding cysteine desulfurase NifS, with protein sequence MSRLVYLDNNATTCVAPEVRDAMLPFLTDLWGNPSSMHAFGGRVMRHVEEAREKVAALIHADPSEIIFTSCGTESNNAAIYGVAEILGPQARLITSRVEHPAVLGPCRHFREHGHTLIELPVDGVGQVDLAALREALFGGQCLVSLMWANNETGTIFPIDEIAALVKSVGGVIHTDAVQAVGKVPLDVRRTPVDLLSLSGHKLHAPKGIGALYVRRGTRLKTYMIGGHQEHGRRGGTENVPAIVGLGQAAELAAASLAGEAARVAPLRDRLESGLLATCPDARVNGDPRHRLPNTLNISFEFIEGEAILYHLSDLGICASSGSACSSGSLEPSHVIRAMGVPFTAVHGSIRFSLSRYTTAADIDTVLEHVPRVVAKLRALSPFVTT encoded by the coding sequence ATGAGCCGCCTCGTCTATCTGGACAACAACGCCACCACCTGCGTCGCGCCCGAGGTTCGGGACGCCATGCTCCCCTTTCTGACCGATCTGTGGGGCAATCCATCGAGCATGCATGCCTTCGGCGGACGCGTCATGCGCCATGTGGAAGAGGCGCGCGAGAAGGTCGCGGCGCTGATTCACGCCGACCCGTCGGAAATCATCTTCACCAGTTGCGGCACCGAAAGCAACAACGCCGCCATTTACGGCGTGGCCGAAATCCTCGGGCCCCAGGCCCGCCTCATCACCAGCCGCGTGGAGCATCCCGCTGTGCTCGGCCCCTGCCGCCACTTCCGCGAGCACGGCCACACGTTGATCGAGCTGCCCGTGGACGGCGTCGGCCAGGTCGACCTCGCGGCGCTGCGCGAAGCTCTTTTTGGCGGACAGTGCCTCGTCAGCCTCATGTGGGCCAACAATGAGACGGGCACGATCTTCCCTATCGACGAGATTGCCGCGCTTGTGAAGTCGGTCGGGGGCGTTATCCACACCGACGCCGTTCAGGCGGTCGGCAAGGTGCCGCTCGACGTCCGCCGCACCCCGGTCGACCTGCTGTCGCTTTCGGGGCACAAGCTCCATGCGCCCAAAGGAATCGGTGCCCTCTACGTCCGCCGCGGCACGCGGCTGAAGACCTACATGATCGGCGGGCATCAGGAGCACGGCCGCCGAGGCGGCACAGAGAATGTCCCGGCGATCGTCGGGCTCGGCCAGGCGGCCGAACTCGCGGCCGCCTCGCTGGCCGGGGAAGCTGCTCGCGTCGCCCCTCTGCGGGACCGGCTCGAGTCCGGCTTACTCGCGACCTGTCCCGACGCCCGCGTGAATGGTGACCCCCGCCACCGCCTGCCCAACACGCTCAACATCAGCTTCGAGTTCATCGAAGGCGAGGCAATCCTGTATCACTTGAGCGATTTGGGCATCTGCGCCTCGTCGGGTTCAGCCTGCTCGTCGGGATCACTCGAACCCTCGCACGTGATCCGCGCCATGGGCGTGCCATTCACCGCAGTCCACGGCTCGATCCGCTTCAGCCTCAGCCGTTACACCACCGCCGCCGATATCGACACCGTGCTCGAACACGTCCCCCGCGTCGTGGCCAAACTGCGGGCGCTGTCGCCTTTTGTGACAACGTAA
- a CDS encoding ROK family protein, protein MTTSQPNNTRTAPLDRGFLSTARFNELYRSALRQAGNGVPFVLATEQPDGTVSHYETVIRSDASPETLHYAARLTKFLLWARGASRVHVIAPDGVVAHLRKVFAADGARGFDYAIMTRVFGQPLEIVRATRASLPSNRGQASACGGHWDGCRLGFDLGASDFKVAAVRDGQVVYSAEFPWQPKEQADPDYHFDHLMAGLRQAASHLPRVDAIGGSTAGVVFDNHIRLASLFRSIPESRFAEASRLFIRVRDAWKVPLMVLNDGDVSALAGALSSDAKGILGLAFGSSLAGGYVDPEGRMRGWITELAFVPVDENPAAPADEWSGDRGVGCLYFSQQAVNKLLPAAGIVCPAEMGQPERLLHVQDLLARGDPRAAPIYETLGVYLGETLPLFAEFYDFRHVLVLGRVLTGAGGDILIQRAREVLNAAAPECAARMDVSAPDEQSRRVGQAVAAASLPERVPA, encoded by the coding sequence ATGACTACATCCCAACCAAACAACACACGGACGGCACCGCTGGATCGTGGGTTCCTGTCGACCGCTCGTTTCAATGAGCTGTACCGGTCCGCGCTCCGGCAAGCCGGCAACGGCGTGCCGTTCGTGCTGGCCACGGAACAACCGGACGGCACGGTCTCGCATTACGAGACGGTCATCCGGTCCGATGCGTCGCCGGAGACCCTCCACTACGCCGCGCGATTGACGAAATTCCTGCTCTGGGCTCGCGGTGCCTCGCGGGTGCACGTAATCGCTCCGGACGGCGTTGTGGCGCACCTCCGGAAGGTCTTTGCCGCCGATGGCGCCCGGGGGTTCGATTACGCCATCATGACCCGGGTCTTCGGCCAGCCGCTCGAGATTGTCCGCGCGACCCGCGCCTCCCTGCCTTCCAACAGGGGCCAGGCGAGCGCCTGCGGTGGCCACTGGGACGGCTGTCGGCTGGGATTCGACCTCGGCGCGAGCGACTTCAAGGTGGCCGCAGTGCGGGACGGCCAGGTCGTCTACAGCGCCGAATTCCCCTGGCAACCCAAGGAGCAGGCCGACCCCGATTACCATTTCGATCATCTCATGGCCGGCCTGCGCCAGGCCGCCTCGCACCTGCCGCGCGTGGACGCCATCGGCGGCAGCACAGCGGGCGTTGTCTTTGACAACCACATCCGCCTAGCCTCCCTCTTCCGATCGATACCGGAATCCCGGTTCGCGGAAGCCAGCCGCCTTTTCATCCGCGTGCGGGACGCCTGGAAGGTGCCCCTGATGGTGCTCAATGACGGCGATGTCTCCGCCCTCGCCGGCGCGTTGTCGTCAGATGCGAAGGGTATTCTCGGACTGGCGTTTGGATCGAGTCTGGCTGGCGGGTATGTCGATCCCGAGGGCCGGATGCGCGGCTGGATCACCGAGCTGGCGTTCGTTCCCGTGGACGAGAATCCGGCTGCGCCGGCCGATGAATGGTCCGGGGACCGGGGGGTTGGATGCCTGTATTTTTCGCAGCAGGCGGTCAACAAGCTGCTGCCGGCGGCGGGCATTGTCTGTCCGGCTGAGATGGGCCAACCCGAACGCCTGCTGCACGTTCAGGACCTCCTGGCGCGCGGTGATCCGCGCGCGGCGCCGATCTACGAGACCCTCGGGGTGTACCTGGGGGAAACGCTGCCACTCTTCGCCGAGTTCTACGATTTCCGCCACGTGCTGGTGCTGGGCCGGGTGCTGACCGGCGCCGGGGGCGACATCCTCATTCAGCGCGCGCGGGAGGTTTTAAACGCCGCCGCGCCCGAATGCGCCGCGCGCATGGACGTGAGCGCGCCGGACGAGCAGAGCCGCCGGGTGGGCCAGGCCGTGGCCGCAGCCAGCCTGCCGGAAAGGGTGCCCGCGTGA